From one Acidobacteriota bacterium genomic stretch:
- a CDS encoding MGMT family protein, protein MAARADSLYRRIWAVAAKIPRGRVATYGQVARLAGLPNHARLAGYALHALPARSPVPWHRVVNAKGEVSPRRDGSEHHVLQRVLLEKERVRFDRNGRLDLAALRWKP, encoded by the coding sequence GTGGCGGCGCGCGCGGACTCCCTCTACCGGAGGATCTGGGCCGTCGCGGCGAAAATCCCGCGCGGACGCGTCGCGACGTACGGGCAGGTCGCGCGGCTCGCGGGCCTTCCAAACCACGCGCGGCTCGCCGGCTACGCGCTGCATGCGCTTCCGGCGCGGAGCCCCGTCCCGTGGCACCGCGTCGTGAACGCGAAGGGCGAGGTGAGCCCGCGCCGCGACGGCTCCGAGCACCACGTCCTGCAGCGCGTCCTGCTCGAGAAGGAAAGGGTGCGCTTCGACCGGAACGGCCGCCTCGACCTCGCGGCCCTGCGCTGGAAGCCGTGA
- a CDS encoding NfeD family protein: MTLLAVWLAVALLAGIVEMIVPALVCLFVAVAAVLTAGLAWLGFSATVQIIFFAAASVLLLLVVRPILATKRLGGAGVPSRTEALTGKLAHVTEAIDPVRGTGRVNVAGEDWAARSAAPVPAGAEVRVDGADGIVLIVSANRK; the protein is encoded by the coding sequence ATGACCCTTCTCGCGGTGTGGCTGGCCGTCGCGCTCCTCGCCGGGATCGTCGAGATGATCGTCCCGGCGCTCGTGTGTCTCTTCGTCGCGGTCGCGGCCGTTCTGACGGCCGGCCTCGCGTGGCTGGGCTTCTCCGCCACGGTCCAGATCATCTTCTTCGCGGCGGCGTCCGTGCTCCTGCTCCTCGTCGTCCGCCCGATCCTCGCGACGAAGCGCCTCGGCGGGGCGGGCGTGCCCTCGCGCACCGAAGCGCTCACGGGAAAGCTCGCGCACGTCACCGAGGCGATCGACCCCGTGCGCGGCACGGGCCGCGTCAACGTGGCCGGCGAGGACTGGGCCGCGCGCAGCGCCGCGCCCGTGCCCGCGGGCGCCGAGGTCCGCGTCGACGGCGCCGACGGAATCGTC
- a CDS encoding DUF2071 domain-containing protein, with product MTSPVFLTARWSHLAMLNWEVDRALLEPLLPAGVELDDWNGAHHVSAVGFLFLETRVLGVPVPFHADFEEVNLRFYVRRETGGSLRRGVVFVKELVPRRLIAFVARRVYHENYDAAPMSHEIVLRAEGSPVRVAYAWRYGGADGRIRLESAPDVGAPGSGSREEFFVEHYHGYVRQPGGGTLEYAVEHPPWRVRRAGSAALEGDVRPLYGESFASALRRAPDSAFLAEGSEVSVRRGVRIAP from the coding sequence GTGACCTCTCCCGTCTTCCTCACGGCGCGCTGGAGTCACCTCGCGATGCTGAACTGGGAGGTGGACCGCGCGCTCCTCGAGCCCCTCCTGCCCGCGGGCGTCGAGCTGGACGACTGGAACGGGGCGCACCACGTGAGCGCCGTCGGCTTCCTTTTCCTCGAGACGCGGGTCCTCGGCGTCCCCGTTCCGTTTCATGCCGACTTCGAAGAGGTCAATTTGCGGTTCTATGTCCGGCGCGAGACGGGCGGGAGCCTCCGCCGCGGCGTGGTCTTCGTCAAGGAACTCGTCCCACGCCGGCTGATCGCCTTCGTCGCCCGCCGTGTGTACCACGAGAACTACGACGCGGCCCCGATGTCGCACGAGATCGTCCTCCGAGCGGAGGGCTCCCCCGTGCGCGTCGCGTACGCGTGGCGATACGGCGGTGCGGACGGCCGGATCCGGCTGGAGAGCGCGCCGGATGTCGGCGCGCCCGGAAGCGGATCCCGCGAGGAGTTCTTCGTCGAGCACTACCATGGGTACGTCCGGCAACCCGGAGGAGGCACCTTGGAGTACGCCGTCGAACATCCGCCTTGGCGCGTCCGCCGCGCCGGGAGCGCGGCGCTCGAAGGGGACGTGCGCCCCCTCTACGGAGAGAGCTTCGCGTCAGCGCTTCGACGGGCGCCCGATTCCGCATTCCTCGCGGAGGGTTCCGAGGTCTCCGTGAGGCGCGGTGTGAGGATCGCGCCGTGA
- a CDS encoding SulP family inorganic anion transporter — protein sequence MPVLRGNPFAPPAPAGPRRWAPGLAAVRAYQPAWLGKDLLAGLVLTAVLVPVGMGYAEAAGLPAIYGLYATIVPLVAYAVFGPSRIMVLGPDSALAALVAAAVLPLAAGSTDRAVALAGMLAVLTGVLCVLAGFLKLGFLTDLLSTPIRYGYLNGIALTVIVGQFPKVLGFPAEGPGLVGEIAGLARGVAAGHTNAAACAIGLGSLALILGLRRWAPRVPGAAVAVAAGTLAAAGLDLAAKAGLSVVGALPRGLPAFRVPDVSVPDVQALAPAAVAIALVSLADMSVLSRAFAARSGGVTDTDQELLALGAANVATGLFQGFPVASSASRTPVAESAGAQTQVTGLVGALVVALLLVGAPGLLRNLPHAVLGAVVIAACLGLVEVSGVLRLYRLRRGEFAISGVCFLGVALLGVTRGIFLAVGIALLAFVWRAWRPYDAVLGLVDGLKGYHDVSRHPEARRVPGLVLFRWDAPLFFANAATFRDHVLGAVAGAPTPTRWVVVAAEPVTDVDITAADALAALDETLHGAGIKLIFAEMKGPVKDRLKTYGLFSQLGTENFFPTLEQAVDAYHARFENEVTTCSS from the coding sequence GTGCCAGTCTTGCGCGGGAATCCGTTTGCGCCGCCCGCGCCCGCGGGCCCGCGGCGCTGGGCCCCCGGTCTCGCGGCGGTTCGCGCCTACCAGCCGGCGTGGCTCGGGAAGGATCTCCTCGCCGGGCTCGTCCTCACGGCCGTGCTCGTTCCGGTCGGGATGGGCTACGCCGAGGCCGCGGGCCTCCCCGCGATCTACGGCCTCTACGCGACGATCGTCCCGCTCGTGGCGTACGCCGTCTTCGGGCCGAGCCGGATCATGGTGCTCGGACCCGACTCCGCCCTCGCGGCCCTCGTGGCGGCGGCGGTCCTGCCCCTCGCGGCCGGGAGCACGGACCGGGCGGTGGCGCTCGCGGGGATGCTGGCGGTCCTCACGGGCGTCCTGTGCGTTCTCGCCGGCTTCCTGAAGCTCGGCTTCCTCACGGACCTTCTGTCGACGCCGATCCGGTACGGCTACCTCAACGGCATCGCCCTCACCGTCATCGTTGGGCAGTTCCCGAAGGTGCTCGGCTTTCCGGCGGAGGGCCCGGGTCTCGTCGGCGAGATCGCGGGCCTCGCGCGCGGCGTCGCCGCGGGCCACACGAACGCGGCCGCCTGCGCGATCGGACTGGGAAGTCTCGCGTTGATCCTCGGGCTCCGGCGCTGGGCGCCGAGGGTCCCGGGCGCGGCGGTTGCTGTGGCCGCCGGAACGCTGGCGGCCGCCGGCCTCGACCTCGCCGCGAAGGCCGGGCTCTCCGTGGTGGGGGCGTTGCCGCGGGGGCTGCCCGCATTCCGGGTTCCGGACGTCTCCGTGCCCGACGTTCAGGCGCTCGCCCCCGCGGCGGTCGCGATCGCGCTCGTCTCGCTCGCCGACATGAGCGTCCTGTCCCGGGCGTTCGCGGCGCGCAGCGGCGGCGTCACCGACACGGACCAGGAGCTCCTCGCGCTGGGCGCCGCGAACGTCGCGACGGGGCTGTTCCAGGGGTTCCCGGTCGCGAGCAGCGCGTCCCGGACGCCGGTCGCCGAGTCCGCGGGCGCGCAGACGCAGGTGACCGGACTCGTGGGCGCTCTCGTCGTGGCGCTCCTGCTCGTGGGCGCGCCGGGCCTGCTGCGAAACCTCCCGCACGCGGTCCTCGGCGCCGTCGTGATCGCCGCATGCCTCGGCCTCGTGGAGGTGTCGGGCGTTCTCCGCCTCTACCGTCTGCGGCGCGGGGAGTTCGCAATCTCGGGCGTGTGCTTCCTCGGCGTCGCGCTGCTCGGCGTCACGCGGGGGATCTTCCTCGCCGTGGGCATCGCGCTCCTCGCCTTCGTGTGGCGGGCGTGGCGGCCTTACGACGCCGTCCTTGGCCTCGTCGACGGATTGAAGGGGTACCACGACGTCTCGCGCCACCCCGAAGCCCGGCGCGTGCCCGGCCTCGTCCTGTTCCGCTGGGACGCCCCGCTGTTCTTCGCGAACGCCGCGACGTTTCGCGACCACGTGCTCGGCGCCGTCGCCGGTGCGCCGACGCCGACACGATGGGTCGTCGTTGCCGCGGAGCCGGTCACGGACGTGGACATCACGGCCGCCGACGCCCTCGCCGCGCTGGACGAAACCCTGCACGGGGCCGGGATCAAACTGATCTTCGCGGAGATGAAGGGCCCGGTCAAAGACCGCCTGAAGACGTACGGCCTCTTCAGCCAGCTCGGGACGGAGAATTTCTTCCCGACGCTCGAGCAAGCCGTCGACGCGTACCACGCCCGATTCGAAAACGAGGTGACGACATGCTCCTCCTGA
- a CDS encoding DUF1304 domain-containing protein: MSTLANVLVGLVALLHAGFLVLEMFLWKTPTGRRVFGLPPDVMAASAPLAANQGLYNGFLAAGLVWGLLLGPAGFPVKIFFLVCVVVAGVFGAATAKKTILYVQALPGALALAAVWLAR, encoded by the coding sequence ATGAGCACCCTCGCGAACGTCCTCGTCGGCCTCGTCGCGCTCCTCCACGCCGGCTTCCTCGTCCTCGAGATGTTCCTGTGGAAGACGCCGACCGGCCGCCGCGTGTTCGGTCTTCCGCCCGACGTCATGGCGGCTTCGGCCCCGCTCGCCGCCAATCAGGGCCTCTACAACGGTTTCCTCGCGGCCGGGCTCGTGTGGGGCCTGCTTCTCGGCCCGGCGGGCTTTCCCGTGAAAATCTTCTTCCTCGTCTGCGTCGTCGTCGCGGGCGTGTTCGGAGCGGCCACGGCGAAGAAGACGATCCTCTACGTTCAGGCGCTGCCTGGAGCCCTCGCGCTCGCCGCCGTCTGGCTGGCGCGTTGA
- a CDS encoding DUF393 domain-containing protein, whose amino-acid sequence MTQPLAWVLYDGACGFCSRWVPFWEGTLAKRGIGIATLQEPWVAERLEAKGVATENLLDDLRVLVAESGDVIPGADAYRWALRRIWWATPAWLLSVTPGFRRLFDRGYRTFAENRYRVSKACRLDSPPRG is encoded by the coding sequence GTGACGCAACCCCTCGCCTGGGTCCTCTACGACGGCGCGTGCGGGTTCTGCAGCCGGTGGGTCCCGTTCTGGGAAGGCACGCTCGCGAAGCGCGGCATCGGGATCGCGACGCTTCAGGAGCCGTGGGTCGCAGAACGTCTCGAGGCAAAGGGCGTGGCCACGGAGAACCTCCTCGACGACCTGCGCGTCCTCGTCGCGGAATCGGGCGACGTGATTCCGGGAGCGGACGCCTACCGCTGGGCGCTGCGCCGCATCTGGTGGGCGACGCCGGCGTGGCTCCTGTCCGTCACGCCGGGCTTTCGGCGCCTGTTCGACCGCGGCTATCGGACCTTCGCCGAGAACCGCTACCGGGTGTCGAAGGCCTGCCGCCTCGACTCTCCGCCGCGCGGCTGA